One stretch of Arachis hypogaea cultivar Tifrunner chromosome 20, arahy.Tifrunner.gnm2.J5K5, whole genome shotgun sequence DNA includes these proteins:
- the LOC112785570 gene encoding carboxylesterase 1-like gives MEWDLPTKILDVYFENEDDGTFTRLQNYPETPPSPDPTLPIPVLSKDLTIDQSKHTWARIYLPRQALNTPSNHPNLPLIVFYYGSGFIFYHANSTYFHDFCVRMANATQSVVVSVDYRLAPEHRLLVAYEDSVQVLHWIRASNDLWLAHTDFSRCYLMGESAGGNIAYNAGLRAAAEADQIRPLKIKGMILIQPFFEGKKRIPSELRLAKDLKRVRVRKDDGGGSGGGGFICSGMVDNRSEREFVPVLIGWEDGGLGFMVYLHHEGALLLWGSGSKCCCDCEDEREEGVAKSHWSSGGDGVGSNGESVLERERGVVAG, from the exons ACGGCACCTTCACCCGCCTCCAAAACTATCCAGAGACCCCTCCCTCACCAGATCCCACTCTACCCATACCCGTTCTCTCCAAGGACCTTACCATCGACCAATCCAAGCACACCTGGGCGCGGATCTACCTACCCCGCCAAGCACTCAATACTCCCTCTAACCACCCCAACCTTCCCCTCATCGTCTTCTACTATGGCAGCGGTTTCATATTCTACCATGCCAACTCCACCTACTTCCACGACTTCTGCGTCCGCATGGCCAACGCCACCCAATCCGTCGTTGTTTCTGTCGATTACCGCCTTGCTCCAGAGCATCGCTTGCTGGTGGCGTACGAGGACTCGGTGCAGGTACTGCACTGGATCAGAGCCTCCAATGACTTGTGGCTGGCTCATACTGATTTCTCCCGATGCTATCTCATGGGAGAGAGTGCTGGAGGAAACATAGCGTACAACGCGGGTCTACGTGCAGCCGCGGAGGCAGACCAGATCAGGCCGCTGAAGATCAAAGGGATGATATTGATTCAGCCGTTTTtcgaagggaagaagagaattcCGTCGGAGCTGAGGCTAGCGAAGGACTtgaagagggttagggttagaaag GACGACGGCGGAGGCAGCGGTGGTGGTGGTTTCATCTGTAGTGGCATGGTTGATAATAGAAGCGAGAGAGAATTCGTACCAGTACTTATAGGTTGGGAAGATGGAGGACTTGGATTCATGGTGTACTTGCACCATGAAGGTGCTCTTCTTCTCTGGGGAAGCGGCAGCAAGTGTTGCTGTGACTGTGAGGATGAAAGAGAGGAGGGTGTGGCAAAGAGCCATTGGAGCAGCGGTGGGGACGGAGTGGGAAGTAATGGTGAGAGTGTGTTAGAAAGGGAAAgaggggtggtggctgggtga